In one window of Chryseobacterium viscerum DNA:
- a CDS encoding glycoside hydrolase family 28 protein, whose translation MKSQNTSSFLLSLLMLLLFSSGIKSQDKFPDGTIIQRWFKENKPTDISKLGKKYILTDNGVKNDSTILQTKQVQQVIDLAAKNGGGVIIVPKGTFLISSVFFKQGTHLHLENGAKLKGSDDISDFPVVETRMEGQTIKYFPAIINADGLNGFTISGKGTLDGNGLRFWKAFWKRRQWNPKCTNMDEMRPRIIYVSNSKNVQVEGITVKNSPFWSTHYYKSEFVKLLNLTILAPKEPVKAPSTDAVDIDACTNFLIKNCYMSVNDDAIALKGGKGPKADKTPENGENRNIIIEDNNFGFCHSVLTCGSESIHNYNVILRNSKVKDASRLLHLKMRPDTPQHYEYITVENITGNVKTFLYVKGWSQFFDLKGEEKPKKSLANDILIKNIDISCETAFDVEKSDLYDLIDFTLDNLKIKALKPKEENLGAIKNLKKIKVNVTQVASLDQSYDKKDDSDIAAK comes from the coding sequence ATGAAATCTCAAAATACATCAAGCTTTTTATTATCCCTGCTGATGCTTTTATTGTTTTCATCAGGCATAAAAAGCCAGGATAAATTTCCCGACGGCACCATAATTCAAAGATGGTTTAAAGAAAACAAACCTACAGACATCAGTAAATTAGGTAAAAAATATATTCTTACCGATAATGGAGTGAAAAACGACAGTACGATTCTTCAGACAAAACAGGTTCAGCAGGTCATTGATCTTGCAGCTAAAAATGGCGGTGGGGTAATTATTGTACCCAAAGGAACATTCCTGATCAGTTCGGTATTTTTCAAACAAGGAACACATTTACATTTGGAGAACGGTGCGAAATTAAAAGGAAGCGATGATATCAGTGATTTTCCGGTTGTGGAAACAAGAATGGAAGGGCAGACTATAAAATATTTTCCTGCAATAATCAATGCAGATGGGTTAAATGGTTTTACTATTTCGGGAAAAGGAACACTTGACGGAAACGGATTGCGCTTTTGGAAAGCATTCTGGAAAAGACGTCAGTGGAATCCTAAGTGTACCAATATGGACGAAATGAGACCCAGAATCATCTATGTTTCAAATTCTAAAAATGTTCAGGTTGAAGGGATTACCGTAAAAAACTCTCCTTTCTGGAGTACACATTATTATAAAAGTGAATTTGTAAAATTGTTAAACCTGACAATTCTTGCACCAAAAGAACCGGTAAAAGCACCAAGTACAGATGCCGTTGATATTGATGCCTGCACGAATTTCCTGATTAAAAATTGCTATATGTCGGTGAACGACGACGCCATTGCATTAAAAGGTGGAAAAGGTCCGAAAGCAGATAAAACTCCTGAAAATGGTGAAAACAGAAATATCATCATCGAAGATAACAACTTTGGGTTTTGTCACAGTGTTCTTACTTGCGGCAGCGAATCAATCCACAATTATAACGTAATTCTGCGCAACTCAAAGGTGAAAGATGCTTCCAGACTGCTCCACCTTAAAATGAGACCGGATACTCCTCAGCATTACGAATATATTACCGTTGAAAATATCACGGGCAATGTCAAAACTTTCTTGTATGTGAAAGGTTGGAGCCAGTTTTTCGATTTGAAAGGAGAGGAAAAGCCTAAAAAATCTTTAGCGAATGATATTCTGATTAAAAATATTGATATCAGTTGTGAAACGGCATTCGATGTTGAAAAATCAGACTTGTATGATCTGATAGATTTCACGTTGGATAACCTGAAAATAAAGGCTTTAAAACCAAAAGAGGAGAATTTGGGGGCTATTAAAAATTTAAAAAAAATTAAAGTAAATGTTACTCAGGTTGCCTCGCTAGACCAGTCTTATGACAAGAAAGATGATTCCGACATTGCTGCAAAATGA
- a CDS encoding xylulokinase — MKFIGYDVGSSSIKASIVDDQGKLVAHAKYPEHEMSIDSPKAGWAEQNPDEWWQNLRILTQKIIAESKIHKNEIKGIGISYQMHGLVLIGKDKQVLCPSIIWCDSRAVEIGDRIFSEIGEKECMKELLNSPGNFTASKLKWVQENTPEIYDKIWKFMLPGDFIAFKLSGEATTSVTGLSEGILWDFEKHRVSKTMLEHLGIEESFVSNIVENFTEQCYVSKQGAEESGLPEGIPVYYRAGDQPNNALSLNVMNLGEIAATGGTSGVVYGVTDNIKSKESVRINNFAHINHTKEQPRIGKMLCLNGAGIQYSWLRHQVDQKRHSYHEINDLASKIPIGSDGVIVLPFGNGAERVLHNKDIGSSVFNLNFNRHKSEHLFRAGLEGIAFSFVYGTDILMSDGLQKGIIKAGGDNLFRSSLFTQTITTILDTEIRIIDSTGSTGAARAAAMGSGAFKSQNEILTDKDILKSYYPDNKNYNQYKDSYEKWKLKLLQNLNH; from the coding sequence ATGAAGTTTATAGGTTATGATGTAGGAAGCTCATCGATAAAGGCTTCCATCGTAGATGATCAGGGAAAATTAGTTGCCCATGCCAAATACCCGGAACATGAAATGTCAATAGATTCCCCAAAAGCAGGCTGGGCAGAACAAAACCCCGATGAATGGTGGCAAAATCTCCGGATTCTCACACAAAAAATAATTGCAGAGAGCAAAATCCACAAAAATGAGATTAAAGGAATTGGTATCTCCTATCAAATGCATGGATTAGTATTGATTGGAAAAGACAAACAAGTACTTTGTCCTTCAATTATATGGTGTGACAGCCGGGCTGTTGAAATTGGCGACCGGATTTTTAGTGAGATCGGAGAAAAAGAATGCATGAAAGAACTGCTTAATTCTCCGGGAAATTTCACCGCTTCCAAACTGAAATGGGTACAGGAAAATACCCCCGAGATCTATGACAAGATCTGGAAATTTATGCTTCCGGGAGATTTCATTGCATTTAAGCTTAGTGGCGAAGCAACAACTTCTGTTACAGGGCTTTCAGAAGGTATACTTTGGGATTTTGAAAAGCATAGAGTTTCAAAAACAATGTTGGAACACCTGGGAATTGAGGAATCCTTTGTCTCTAATATTGTGGAAAATTTCACTGAACAATGCTATGTTTCAAAACAGGGAGCAGAAGAAAGTGGTCTTCCCGAGGGAATTCCTGTTTATTACCGAGCCGGAGACCAACCCAATAACGCACTTTCCCTCAATGTAATGAATCTCGGAGAGATTGCCGCAACAGGCGGAACTTCCGGAGTTGTTTATGGTGTGACTGACAATATTAAATCAAAGGAATCTGTAAGAATTAACAATTTTGCCCACATTAACCACACAAAGGAACAGCCGAGAATCGGGAAAATGCTTTGCCTCAATGGTGCGGGAATTCAGTACAGCTGGCTTCGACATCAGGTGGATCAAAAAAGACACAGCTATCATGAAATTAATGATTTAGCTTCAAAAATACCGATCGGTTCCGATGGAGTTATTGTCCTGCCCTTCGGAAACGGAGCAGAGAGAGTACTGCATAATAAAGATATTGGCTCGTCTGTTTTTAACCTGAATTTTAACCGTCATAAAAGCGAGCATCTTTTCCGGGCGGGATTAGAAGGTATTGCCTTTTCTTTTGTTTACGGAACGGATATTTTAATGTCCGACGGGCTTCAGAAAGGTATTATAAAAGCAGGCGGTGACAATTTATTCCGCTCTTCTTTATTCACGCAGACCATCACTACTATTTTGGATACTGAAATAAGAATTATAGATTCCACAGGTTCTACGGGTGCAGCAAGAGCCGCAGCCATGGGATCCGGAGCATTCAAATCGCAAAATGAGATCCTGACTGACAAAGACATTTTAAAAAGCTATTATCCTGATAATAAGAACTATAACCAGTACAAGGATAGTTACGAAAAATGGAAATTAAAACTATTGCAAAATCTAAATCATTAA